The following are from one region of the Methanoculleus caldifontis genome:
- a CDS encoding nucleoside 2-deoxyribosyltransferase yields MYVLVAPCILNPACRARGITTEEDLRYFHRAAERCRRFSVEMVPLPCPETIYLGADREPGSFLDRLATDEFSALLDRLEAEVRALIRERGEPPLAIVGVDSSPTCGVTATYYSSVKQPGRGAFLARFPDIPAIDVKEFSRYRVYLAGPLFSEAERAYNLVLRDLLEAHLFDVYLPQEVGDTSCTRCREEHRTIFTQHLRVLRDIDAVVAVIDGADADSGTSWEMGYAYALGKKIVALRTDFRIAGQNELVNLMLEESARVVAAKEDLPQALGSLLPASG; encoded by the coding sequence ATGTACGTGCTCGTCGCTCCCTGCATCCTCAATCCCGCCTGCCGTGCCCGCGGGATAACGACAGAGGAGGATCTCCGCTACTTCCACCGGGCCGCGGAACGCTGCCGGCGCTTCTCGGTCGAGATGGTCCCGCTCCCCTGCCCGGAGACGATCTACCTCGGCGCCGACCGGGAGCCGGGCTCGTTCCTCGACCGGCTCGCGACCGATGAGTTCTCGGCGCTCCTCGACCGGCTCGAGGCAGAGGTCCGCGCCCTCATCCGGGAGCGGGGCGAGCCGCCGCTTGCGATCGTCGGGGTCGACTCCTCCCCCACCTGCGGGGTGACGGCCACCTACTACTCGTCCGTGAAGCAGCCCGGGCGGGGGGCGTTCCTCGCCCGGTTCCCGGATATCCCGGCAATCGACGTGAAGGAGTTCTCCCGCTACCGGGTCTACCTTGCAGGCCCGCTCTTCTCGGAGGCTGAGAGGGCCTACAACCTCGTTCTCCGCGACCTCCTCGAAGCCCACCTCTTCGACGTCTACCTCCCCCAGGAGGTGGGGGACACGAGCTGCACCCGGTGCCGGGAGGAGCACCGGACCATCTTCACGCAGCATCTCCGGGTGCTCCGGGATATCGATGCCGTCGTCGCGGTCATCGACGGCGCGGACGCCGATTCCGGGACATCGTGGGAGATGGGGTATGCCTACGCCCTTGGAAAAAAGATCGTCGCGCTCCGGACGGATTTCCGGATCGCCGGGCAGAACGAGCTCGTCAATCTGATGCTCGAGGAGTCGGCGAGGGTGGTCGCGGCAAAAGAGGACCTCCCTCAGGCGCTCGGCTCGCTTCTTCCTGCGTCAGGGTGA
- a CDS encoding ATP-binding protein, with protein MAELTIRADLSALATIAEFLAEELNGSGDELIFALQLAVDEACSNTILYGYPDGEAGTITVGCTVDDEAVCVTIADDGVAFNPLNAPQPSLDTPVEERPIGGLGVHFIRTVTDRVSYARIGDRNVLSMEKRRPASP; from the coding sequence ATGGCTGAACTCACGATACGGGCGGATCTCTCGGCGCTCGCGACGATCGCCGAATTTCTCGCCGAAGAACTCAACGGTAGCGGTGATGAACTCATCTTTGCCCTGCAACTCGCCGTCGACGAGGCCTGCAGCAACACCATCCTCTACGGCTACCCCGACGGGGAGGCCGGGACGATCACGGTCGGCTGCACGGTAGACGATGAGGCCGTCTGCGTGACGATCGCCGACGACGGCGTCGCGTTCAACCCGCTCAACGCCCCGCAGCCGTCTCTCGATACCCCCGTAGAAGAGCGGCCGATCGGGGGGCTCGGCGTCCACTTCATCCGGACGGTGACGGACCGCGTCTCCTATGCCAGGATCGGCGACAGAAACGTCCTTTCGATGGAGAAGAGGCGGCCGGCCTCACCCTGA
- a CDS encoding PP2C family protein-serine/threonine phosphatase → MALSGYGDTFFVLLQMICVVVVVAYLITRTASFTQVLDGVFTWKGQAILTLLFGALSIYGTESGITILGATANVRDLGPMVGGLACGPVVGLGAGLIGAAYRFSLGGFTALPCAAATVLAGLFGGLIFLLAGRKFIGMHGAVLFAVGMEAFHMGLTLAICRPFEQALTVVEGVALPMTIANATGVFVFALIIGNLIAERQTKAERDTYLSELERKKAELRIAHDIQMSFLPERLPEVPGIELAALSLPAKEVGGDFYDAIPLPGDRTAFAIADVAGKGVPAALFMALSRTVLRANTLVPRSAREAVGEANSLIAEDAKSGMFVTLFYAVADPAKRTLTYVNAGHNPPLLFRSGAVRPVRLEGTGIILGVMPEAEYGEETVALASGDLLLLYTDGITEAINPGEEQFGEERLIETVTGCRDLSPGEIVDRIRGAVAGFSGDEPQFDDQTLMILRVV, encoded by the coding sequence ATGGCACTCTCCGGCTACGGCGATACGTTCTTTGTGCTCCTGCAGATGATCTGCGTCGTCGTGGTGGTCGCCTACCTGATCACCCGGACGGCGTCGTTCACCCAGGTGCTCGACGGCGTCTTCACCTGGAAAGGCCAGGCCATCCTCACTCTCCTCTTTGGCGCGCTCTCCATCTACGGCACCGAGAGCGGGATCACCATCCTCGGCGCCACGGCAAACGTCCGCGACCTCGGCCCGATGGTCGGGGGGCTCGCCTGCGGCCCGGTGGTGGGACTCGGCGCCGGCCTGATCGGCGCCGCGTACCGCTTCTCCCTCGGCGGGTTCACCGCCCTCCCGTGCGCGGCCGCAACGGTCCTGGCGGGTCTCTTCGGGGGGCTGATCTTCCTTCTTGCCGGGAGGAAGTTCATCGGGATGCACGGCGCGGTCCTCTTCGCCGTCGGGATGGAGGCCTTCCACATGGGGCTCACCCTCGCCATCTGCCGGCCGTTCGAGCAAGCGCTCACCGTCGTCGAGGGGGTGGCCCTCCCGATGACCATCGCAAATGCCACCGGAGTCTTCGTCTTCGCGCTCATCATCGGAAACCTGATCGCCGAACGGCAGACGAAGGCCGAGCGGGATACCTACCTCTCCGAACTCGAGCGCAAAAAGGCCGAACTCAGGATCGCCCACGACATCCAGATGAGCTTCCTCCCCGAACGGCTGCCGGAGGTTCCGGGGATCGAACTCGCCGCCCTCTCGCTCCCGGCAAAGGAGGTCGGCGGCGACTTCTACGACGCGATCCCGCTCCCCGGAGACCGGACGGCCTTCGCCATCGCCGACGTCGCCGGGAAGGGCGTCCCGGCGGCGCTCTTCATGGCGCTCTCGCGGACGGTCCTGCGGGCGAACACCCTGGTCCCGCGGAGCGCCCGCGAGGCCGTGGGCGAAGCCAACTCGCTCATCGCCGAGGACGCGAAGTCCGGGATGTTCGTCACCCTCTTCTACGCGGTCGCCGATCCGGCGAAGCGGACGCTCACCTACGTCAACGCGGGGCATAACCCGCCTCTCCTCTTCCGGTCGGGCGCCGTCCGGCCGGTCCGGTTGGAGGGCACGGGGATCATCCTCGGGGTCATGCCGGAGGCCGAGTACGGGGAGGAGACCGTCGCGCTTGCGAGCGGCGACCTCCTCCTCCTCTACACGGACGGGATCACCGAGGCGATCAATCCCGGCGAGGAGCAGTTCGGGGAGGAGAGGTTGATCGAGACCGTCACGGGCTGCCGCGACCTCTCCCCCGGCGAGATCGTCGACCGGATCCGCGGCGCGGTAGCCGGGTTCTCAGGAGATGAACCGCAATTCGACGACCAGACACTCATGATACTGCGGGTGGTATGA
- a CDS encoding STAS domain-containing protein — protein MRDHLEITERRAGAVDIVAVKGRLDASSSEAAEERINRVLDTGSRHLLINLCDLSYISSSGLRVLLAALKRLKKDGGTLRIACGNPQILEVFTMAGFHRIFSLAPDEAAALAGFPAEP, from the coding sequence ATGCGCGATCACCTGGAGATTACCGAGAGGAGAGCAGGCGCCGTCGATATCGTCGCGGTGAAGGGCAGGCTCGATGCCTCCTCCTCGGAGGCGGCAGAAGAGCGGATCAACCGGGTACTCGATACCGGAAGCAGGCACCTCCTCATCAACCTCTGCGATCTCAGCTACATCAGCAGCTCCGGCCTCCGGGTGCTGCTTGCCGCACTGAAGCGGCTGAAGAAGGACGGCGGCACGCTCCGGATCGCCTGCGGAAACCCGCAGATCCTCGAGGTCTTCACCATGGCCGGGTTCCACCGGATCTTCTCCCTCGCTCCCGACGAAGCGGCGGCGCTTGCCGGGTTCCCGGCGGAGCCCTGA